From Columba livia isolate bColLiv1 breed racing homer chromosome 27, bColLiv1.pat.W.v2, whole genome shotgun sequence:
ATTTATCTTAACAAAGtgtacaaaattattttctaactaCAGCAGCCAACTTAGCCTGTATTCCTCTCAATCCCATTATTGAAACAATTGCTGCTTCAAACTTGTTCTGCGAACTGATTGTTTCACAAGGAAACTGTGCCAGGTATATGCCATAGCCAGATTCTGGTGTTTTAACGCAGGGTATTTAGGTTTTCCTGAGTTGGTTACATCTGTCTGAGATGAAGCATTCCTTTCTTTAGAGAAACTGGCAGTAAAAATGTTGGGTTTGCCTTCCTTTCAGGACAAATTCCGATTCTGCCTTGCACCAGAGTACTATGACTCCAGCTCAACAAGAATCCTTTTCAGGAGGGTCACAGGACATGCAGCAGAAAAGaggtaaacagaaaaaaaaccccaaatcaggAAAAATACTTGTAACATTCAAAGCATCGCACTTCAACTTATATCACATGTATTGGCGTTGATCTATTTCTGTGAACGCCTGTGCGCATAACACTTTCTAGATTGAGCGGAACTGGAACAAAGCGCCACATTTACTCTTCTGGGTACTGAAATCCAGACAACATTATCCAAAGCTGATAGAACATTTTCCATACAGACAATACTCTCGAGTAACGTTTCTgctgagaagctgcagctccacACCAACAATTCTGGTGCCCTCTGCTGGCCCTTGTTCTGCTGTCAGTTCCCTatcccagtcctcatcaaccaggCAGACTCCTCCACTGTCCTGCCTtgctctggggcctcagcggtgcgggatcctcaggacagcctccggcagagcagacagagacaaagaaggcattcggtgactctgccttccctgtatcttctgtcacagggcacccacctcgttcatcagtggcctacattgcctctgctgttagttttatctgccacagactggaaaaagctcctcctgttgtccttgacccctcgtGCCTGGTTTAATTCTAATAAGGAGGCCtgagctttcctagttgcctccctacaccctctgacaacagcctgatattctccccaagtggccagcccctccttgcaTGATCTAGAAACTCTCCTCTCCCACTTGAGCacacccagcagctcctgttcaGCCACGCAGCTCTCCTGGCTCCTTCCTCGACTTCCTgcgtgtcgggatgctctgatcttgtgcccggtagaaaCAGCCCCTGAACACCAACAACtctcttgggcccctttaccttcaagcagccttgcccatggcaAAACTAGGGCCCAATAGACACTTCCATTTAGAACTAAGCAGGCTAAATTAGAAgccaaattatttaattattatctGGTTTTGAATTTTGCTCTTGTAACAGTGGAGTGCCACTGTTTCATATTAATTGTTAATAGGTTATTTAAGTTTTCAAATGGTTAAACTTCCAGTTTGAACATTTCTTACCGAGAAGCTTAATATTGCGATCTGATTCCTTCTGTTCTcatgttttagttttgttacTGGCGGTCCCTGGGATGGAGGAGAGCACCTCTGAGGCAGACAAGGCCCTCTCCAAGCAAGGCTGGGACACTAAAAAGGTAGGAATCTCACACTGCAAAGTGGAGAGATTTTAGTTTCTAAACATATTTAGATAAATTAGTGCTCTAAATACTgtcaaccaaaacaaactacTTGCAGAGATTAGAGATTAAATGCTATATTTAGCAACAAATCACTAAACATTAGATCAGAAAGGTGCtttatatgtatgtgtgcatgcacGTTGGATTTAAACTCTTTACATTTGAGCGCTGTTGGGCCAATAATGCAGAAAAGCTGACAGGTATCTTCTAAGGGCTTCACAGAGCTCTTGTGTAGAAGAACAGAAATAGATTAGATGGGACTAACTGAAATCAATCCTAAACATGAATCTCTAGCAGTGCTTTGCCTTGAAAAaccccttccttctctttcagactGGCTCATCAAGACCTAAATCATGTGAAGTTCCAGGAATCAAGTAAGTTTTGagcaattttgttttaaagagcaTTGAGATCCTTAAGAAAGAATATTGTATATTGGCTGTCTTCTTGTGAGTTTTCTGATTGCTTTATCAGAAATACTATATATAATTCTTTTTGTATATAGTATATAAcactttcctttttcaaaaaggCTGAAATTTAAACCGAGAtgtatcctttttcttttttgtctccCTCATTTAGCATCTTCCCATCAGCCGACCAGGAGAACACTACGACGCTGATTCCTGCCACGCACAACACGGGCGGCTCGCTGCCCGACCTGACCAACATCCACTTCCCGTCCCCGCTGCCCACCCCGCTGGACCCCGAGGAGTCCACCTTCCCGGCCCTGAGCAGCTCCAACAGCACCGGGAACCTCGCTGCCAACCTCACCCACCTGGGCCTCGGCACCGCCACTCAGGGTAGGGCAGAACCCAGGCTCCTTGTGCACGTTGGCCCTAACATGGCACTTATCTCCAGTTAATTTGGCTGAGGGGTAACTGCGCCTCACTGTTGATTGACGTTTCGTTGTAAACAAGTTTTATTTACTTGGATGACTCTACAAattgtctttcattttcctcatcTTGGTGcctaaatctgcttttttttcattgtttattggttttaaaaataaaccaaacacaaacccaaacacaaaccccGCACAAACAAACATTCTTTGCCATGCTGGCAATATTCATGCTGATCACCCGATTGCTTCAGGATTTAATTTAACCTCATAGGTGAGTAGCCTACGCTGGTGATTGCTACTTTTTCAATCACTTCTCTGGGGCAAATCGAGGATGGTTGTGAAggggtttgcatttttttcttgtctatGACAATTGCAGTCAGTTGATTCCTAGAATAGCAATAAGGTCCTGTATCTAAAAATACAAGTATATTTCCTGTGTTAGGCAGAATTCCCTTACCCACTTAAAAATCCTTTCCTATACTGGGAAGAGGAAATAATTGTAATCAGGTTAACGTCGTGTTGTGACTGAGCAGTTGTATTTAAGAGTGGAGCAAGAAGGCACTTTAACCATTTGAGTACAGAGCAGGTCAGCAGCTTTCAGCAGCTTTTAACCAATTGTCTGGTCTCAAAAGGGACTGTGCAGAGTTTTGGAGAAACGACTTGGGCTGTCGCTTGAGTGGAATTGAGCGAGTTTGTGCAAAGAGAGCAATTTTgtgtagagaaagaaagaaactactTACATGGACTTGGGCTGGATTGGGTCACTACATTTTTTGCTGTACCCGTAATTAGCAAAGTAAGTGGTGTAAAACCAAACTAGTAAGTATATAACTGCTTTGGAAACATTTCCTGATCTATCAAAGACATAACAAACTAAAAACATACACTCATTGCTGattttcctgcttctctttGGACACTATCCCATAGTTTAGCCATTGGCACAGTCAGTGTTTGATGCTTTTTGAACTGATTTTTCCCAACCCTTCCCTGCCTCTCTTTAGCTTCTGGCTCTTTAGCACAGAACGGAAACGCTTTGGAACCTTTTGCAGGAGCTCTGTGCGTTGCCCGAGAAAAGGTGGAGAAACAAACACCTGGCAGGTCACACAAGAACCGCTGGCGGTTTAGCGGCGTGCGTTTGTGCGTTTGAGTTTGTCCCTTTGCTGCCACGTTCCGCAAGACGCCGCTGGTTTGGAAACAAGGGGGGGCAGGCCAGGCAGCCTGCGGAATCTGCGCCGCTTCGGCCGGTCTGCCTGCTGGCTCCTTGGCAGCCCGGCCTTCCTGGCTCGCTGGCGGTTTGCCTGGAGCCCCGCGCGTTCGCCAAGTGCCGAGGAGCTCGCGGGCTCCTGTGAATTCCTCCTTTCTGGCGGCTCGAGAAGAGCAGCTCGCTGGCTGCGTTGTCCCGAAATCACTTCCCCGGGTGTCTCGGCTCCTCTAGGGTGAGGCAGAAAATAAGGAGAGGTTTCAAGACTTGGAGTTTTTTGTCTTGAATTTGCAGAAGATGACAATACTTGAGTTGTTTATCCCTCCCCCTGCCAGGTCGTGGCTCTTTGGAGCGTGAAGGGTATTTCCTGCCTTCCTGCGCACTGCTATGCCGTTAAAAATGGAGCACTTCCTGCGCGAccagtttttcttctgcattttccatTAAACACCTAGTTTGCTTTTATAAGATCGCAAGTGCCGTTCTGATTAATCTTGTTATATGATCTGTTATCTTCTTCCTGAAGTTTGAGCCCTTGCAAACAGAGCAGAACGTGCTTCTCCCGGGTCCAGTGTGCGTGAGAGCCATACCAATGGTTTCAGTGAACCCCCGAAACTTCTCTGCCTGTTGCAATGTCAAGTCAGTATCTGTGCACGAACCCGCACAACCATGACTGGTTTTTATCTGCGATAAACCACAGGGATCCTCCTCTCATCCTGGCGCTCCTCAGCGTGACAAAATTAATTGCAGATTAGTTTCAGCTTGATTGGCCGAGGCACATTCAGCGCTTTGCATTGAGTGGTTGTCCGCTTAACGCCATTCGTTTCTCGTCGCTTGGGTCGTTGCCTCCATACACGTGTCGCTAAAGGATTTCTCCTGTCCGTCGGCAGGGATGACGGCGGCAGCGCCGTCGCAGCAGCACCGCCCGCCGGCCGTCAGCCCGCTGTCCCTGAGCGCCGACTCCAGACGGACGCAGTCGCAGCAGATGTCTCCTACGCTCTCCCCTCTGTCACCGATCACTCAGGTAGGAACTTACTCAGAGAATCACATTTTTTAAGTCACAGAGGAATTGTTTCACTCCACCTGAGAACAAGGTGGCTGTAACTTCATCCCTCTTGCTCTCTAGTTTTCTTTAAACATGTTCATTAATTCAGCGCCTCAAGAAGAGTTTGTAGAGGGGACAGattttacttttgcttttctagAACCGTAATAAAAAACATCTATTGGGATACTTTTCTGTGACAGTATTGTCTCAAAGTTAATAGTGAAATCTGAAGATGTCTCTAATGCATGAGAGAAGCTCAATTAGTTTTATAAATGGATTTGCTAAGTGTGACTCCCTGACTGCCTGGGCTGTCGATCCTGACCTGCACGTTCAACTGGGCTTTTCGAGTATTTGTTTAGTGTACACTGGAGGTGATAACACGTATTTTAAGATGTGTTCTTGATTGCTTCTGAACCTCTaggtaacattttttaaatgcattggGAGATTGACTGTGCAGAGTTCACTTGATGTGCTTGAAAATGAAGGGACCGTCCCCGCCAGCGTGGATGATTCTGGTTCTTCTCTTTAAGGCCGTGGCTATGGACGCGTTGtctctggagcagcagcttcccccGTACCCGTTTTTTACCCAGACaacctcccagcagcagcagcagccccaggtgGCGAGTACCCTGCCGCAGAACACTCCTTTAATGCAGAGCTCCGCTTTGCAGCGAGGAACGCAGCTCCCCCCGCTCTCCGTCACGGTACCGTCCACCATCCCGCAGTCCCCCCCGGGCAGCCAGAGCCAGCCCTCCATGGGAATCGACATCAACTCGGTAAGCGAGAAGAGTTTTCCTTTGGGAAACCTGGAGCGCCCAGCGCGGTGTGGGAGGTCGGCCCTTGTCATAAAGAGAATTTTAGGCAGAGCCTGAAGCAGACTTaaaatggttggggttgaaTCCACATTTAAACGTTTTACAGAGGAAAACTTGGTCTTAATGTGCGCTTAGAGTGGCCGTATTTTCCCAAAGTGGTGTCCTTTAGGACTCCTGTGGTTTATTAGACCAGCTTAAGTATACGGACATTGATTTCATACCTCGCTGCTGCCGTTGGACTGATACATTTTCAAGCACCCCCAACACGTTGTGTGCTATACAATGTGTTATAGACTGGAGGGCGTAACAGAACTTTGACAAAGAAACCGGCTAACAAGGGTTGTCCAAAAACTGGAGAGAACCAGGTATTTCCTATACTTTCTATATTTAGAACCCTCTCGTTTTAAGGGATTTTAGGACATACATTATTATCCTCAAACACTGGATTTGTGGCTGCCTCCAGGTGCCCAGTAGAAATGGAACGTGTGCACACATACAGCAATGAATTCTGCACAGATTTCTCGCTCTGTTACCAAACGGTGTGTATCTCTGCATACGAAAATCCCGAATGCGGAGCAAGGTCAGGACTTCGGGCCAGCGAGGGGAGAGTTTCCCAGCTCGTGTAGGAGCTCGGCTGGGGCGGGAACGGCTTTGAGACTGAGAAGAAACCGTTGTCTGTTGATCCAGCACTCGGTTGCGGATGAAGTTTTTAACAGTTGACGCTGATGAATCAGCGCTGCTGGAAAGAAGCTGCTGCCCTCTCAGGAttggaaggggaaggggaaggacagATGGAGAGGATACCGACCCGCTCTGAATGGGTCTGAATGGTTGAATTCTAGTCTGTAGCTACCAGGACAGATgattctgattttcattctttgctttctgtgttgctttCCCCATTCTAGACTTCTTTATAACCTTAACTTTTAGGGTGCTGTGCTTATCTTTTAAAGCAACTGAAAGACtcataaataaatttaaagctAGGCTACCAAAAAGCCATTTAGGCTGCATTACAGTCTCACTGACGACGTTCATGCAGTTTTTGTGAAGCAATATTGAAATTCATTTTGCTGTAATTTGGGTGGCTGCTTAAAGGCCGTAAGTAACAATGCAGAGCAAAAAGATTCAAGACCTATTTTCTTGAGATGTGAAGAATTTGGAGTCAGAAAGCGTTGGTGGGACAGCGTTCTCCCACACTGCACAGCGGTCTGATTAAATTACTCCTTTTCTTAGAGCTACTGGATTGCAGGTTTTCCTCAGTCCTCTGTTAGTCTCTAAAGGAGTAACGAGAAGAGTTGCACTTACTGTTTACGTTAATTAGTGCAACATTCTGTTTAAATGCCATTGAGATGAATTTGTTCAAATGCAGGGTTCTTTATGACTAAAAAAAGGTAAATCTTTGAAGCTGTGTTCTCAAGACGGCTGAGAACACTGGAGATATAACCGCTATAAGCCTGGAGAAGGTAGCGTGAGTTCTCAGACACTGTCAGTTCCATGTCCCGGGGTCAGACGCAGCTTTGAGCAGGATTCCAGTCCGCTCGATTTTCCGCCTCGGTCGCAATAACGCACCCAGGCCACTCCAGACCCACCAGTGAGCAAATATTTAAGTGGTTTTGCTTGTACAACAGCACAGCTGCTCGGTCAGCCCAGACCACGTCTTAGCCAAGAATTGCTGAAGAGGGTGATTTCTCGCAGCTTCCTCGAAGTCGATGATTTTCCGACCTTCCATCGGTGCCATGGTCTTTAACTCTGTGTTGTTCTGtaggcgtcactccagcagtaCCGCAGTAATGCTGGCTCCCCAGCCAACCAGTCTCCCACCTCTCCTGTCTCCAATCAAGGCTTCTCTCCCGGCAGCTCCCCTCAAGTAAGGGCCTCTGTGCTTCCCAGGCCTCGCTTCTCGTGTTCGTTTGTAGTCGAGTCTCCATCACTGACCCATAGTTGTCTCACCGTAACTGTGTGTGCCTCATGCGTTACCGATGTCTCATCCCGTTTGCAGTTTCCATGCGGTGCCAGAGTTTTTCAATAGCTGGTGAATTGCCTTTTCATTGAGCGAAGCTGCTGTTTGAACACTGTTAAAATGCAGCGAATTTTGGGGTGTACCATGGACAGAACCTGCGGGTGGACCCCTTTAATTAGCAGTATCACCCAGGAGCTGACAGctgagggagagagagaaactcAAGTGTCTGCTGCAGCAGGATAACTCCTGTGGCACTGAATAGAATACCCCTTGTGTGCACTTTGAAAGAACACACTGGAGAAAATGCTCTTACCATTAGAGTTGTATCCTGTGGCTTGCAAGTGCTGGGTTAGTAAACACGCTTTCTCGCATGCTGGCTGgttttccttcctgcctgtCTGTATCCTTGTACGTCCACACGTCCCACATGCAAGTGTGTGCAATCCTACGAAGGGGAATTTTTATCTGCCAGCAACAAGCCCGTTAGAACCCGGGTTGCCCCTAATGTGAGGGAGCGAGTGCATTTTCAGTACAGAAATAACCTGCTGCTCCGCTATCTCTATGGTTGCGCTTTTCCGAAATCCCACCTGGAGAAGCGCAGGGAGATTCTCAGAGAGCATCACAACAAAGTCCGAAAATACGTTTTCTGTTTCATCGTTGAAGGCTGTAAGGAGTATCCTATCTAAATAAGTGGTTCCAAAGCAGAAGCTTTGGCTCTCCTTCCATTAGCCAGAGCCAGGGCGCTGGTGAGCTCAGTACTAGGGCCGAGTGGCAGGACTGTCTGGATTTTCTTAACCCTTGCTTAATTGCTTCTTAACTTCTCCCTTCGTTCCGCTCCCGCCGGTTCTGCCGTGTCCTGTGTGTGGCTCAGAGATACAAGCAAATTGTTCCCCCAGCTGTCAGGTGGAGCAAGCTGCTGTGGGTCTTGCACACCCTCAGCTCCCGTTCTCGGCTGGGCAGCGCATCCAGTTTGGatctttgccttgatttgccttccCCCTTGGCTTCTCTTTCTCGGTGTTGCCCGCCGCTCGGTGCCGGGCTGCAGCAGACACTCCCGGTGCAGCACACAGCTCACTATACGTTTTTGAAATCATTTTTTCTGCTGGGCCTGTTTTATCTTGTAAACTCTTGCTTAGGTTTTGCTGTTTGCAAGTGGGACACCGTAACTCTGTGTGCAAGGTCTATTAAGACGCCTTGCTTTAGTGTTCACCTCTTAAAATTACCCacataaatctttatttttgctaaattaAAAGTGAGAGGGCTTTCCTGGCTCCAACAGTGAACTGAAACGTGGTGGTGAGCAAGCTGCCGTGGTTGCAAATATTACAAgtggagagaagaaacagaggaagaaaacacagttcagaaggaaaaaattggGGTTGGTTGTGATTATGGGGGCAGCCCCtttaaagatgttaaacaggactggagcCACCACTGACctctggggacaccactagtgactggatgcagccccattccccagcactctctgggccctcCAGCCAGTGCTTCACCCAAcagagagtgcacttgtccaggCCATGGGctcccagcttttgcaggagtatatcacagtatcacagtatgtttgggattggaagggacctcaaaagatcatccagtccaatccccctgctggagcaggaacgcccaggtgaggtcgcacaggaacatgtccaggcaggttttgaatgtctccagagaaggagactccacaaccccctgggcagcctgggccaggctctgccaccctcattgagaagaagtttgatggagacagtgtcaaaggctttgctgaagtctagatagaccacatctacagctttcccctcatccaccaggtgggTCACCTCATCATCAAAGGAGATCaagttggtcagacaggacctgcccctcctaaacccatgctggctggggctgatcccttgtccatcctgaaggtgctgtgtgattgcattcaggatgatctgctccataaccctgccaggcaccgagctcagactgacaggcctggagctgccagggtcagctttgcagccctttttgtggattgGGGTAACATTCACCAATTTCCAATCGTCCGGGACCTTcgcagtgagccaggactggtGGGAGACGATGGAGAGCGGCTGCTCGATGTGACCGGGTAGGCGTCCTCCACTCGCTCCTGTTGCTCTGATGAATTTCAGGTGCAATCACTCCGCAGCGCATCCGTGCGACGAGTGACTCGCTCTAACCCAGGAATCTGCCGCTGGATTTTTACCCCGCACACGGTTCATTCAGCACAAGTGATTTCTCTCACCTTCGCGCATCTCCAGCTCTCTCTGTTCCCGTGTTTGAGATGCGGTTATCCGAGGTGTTCTGCTCGGACACGGATTGAAAAGCTCTGCTGTAGTTTCGCTTGGTGTTTGCATGGCTTTTCATCCACAGCGCCTCCTTTATTCCTCCCGCGCTTTTCTCCTCTAGCACCTGCCATACTGTTCCAATTAGATAGAAATCCGCTTTGGTTTTTTAGTGGAATGGCTGTGTACTGCATAATATGGTATGTATTTTTAGATTAATAATTCAAGCCaggggttttgtggtttgggtgtgtttttttcttgcagtcaCCACATCATTAACCCAAGAAGATGTACTGTTGACAAAACAGACCTCGTCTCGTGTTTCTGGAGGAGACGGTGTTAGCAAGATGTTGTCACAGAGTTGTCAATAAATTACTCTAGGACTCGGAAGTGTTGAAGTAATGACATTCCCAGTTGATTTCCTTTGGGAGTTTCAGTGCTTACAGATGTAATAACCGGGATGCTTCAGAGCTGAGGAATAAATATGGCTTGTATGTTTTGGTAGGAGTTACTAATGTAGAACCGCACAAATAGATTTTGGTCTCCTGTTGATTATTTTGAAGGTTGCCCAGACATTTTAGGGTGGGGTTGATTCTTAGAGGAATACACAGATTTTAGGGTTTGCGCTACTGCTGAAAAGCTCCTGGAAAAACGAAATATCAGAAGGTAAAGGAACAAAACCACCTTGGTTCTCTTTGGAGCTTTCGAGTAGTCATTGTGTTTCTAGTGCCGGTGCAAACTGGATTTGATTCATGTCGAGCATTAGAAATCAGAAAACCATCGCCCAGGTGTGGAGCTGTGCCAACGCTTCAGATGGGACGGGTTTTCTGTGGTAGAGTTAAGCTGGGCTGGTCCTGATCCGCATGCTTGGCTTTGCTCcaccttttcccttccttttaaAGCACAAAATTAGCACCCGGAGCAGGTCGAATAGCATGGATTTTGAGTAGGTGATCCAAATGTGACAGGGCAGCACGGCAGCCGTCAGCGGTCTAAGGAAAAAGGTGGGGTTTTGTGTAAGTGgcgctttgcttttcctcttgtcGGGGGTAACGTGGCTCTTGGGACGTTTGGGAACTCCCTTGTGACCCCAACGCGTCCAAGGGACAGAGCAGGTGCCTGAGCTTCGGGGACCAGGTGAATAACTAGAAGACCCGTTCCAATCACAACCATTTTCCACGTGTACCTGCTTCTGAGGAGGCATCGAGCAGGGTCTTAAGCTgcaaagatcacagaatcattctcTGATGCCGTTATTGTTCTGTGCTCATTGCTGTGACAGGTCATAAACGCCCGGGAGAGTGAATCAGAACCTTCTTTTTGTCCATAAAACACTGTTCTTGGCTCAGGCTCTGTTTAATCAGCCCTGAGGATCAGGCTTCATTTACTTAAACCATTTCTCACGGGGAAGTTGCCGGTACGATCGTCTCTTAGTGCGATTTGGAGCCGGTTTTCCCCCACCTTCCGCCCCTGCCGGTACGAGGATTCTGGCTGAACGGGAAGGTTTCTGTTCACTTCAAAAAGAACATATTGCTTTAAGAAGAATATGTTGTTGCTTCTTCCCTGACCGCCCCCTCTCATGGAGGTTGTGGGCAACCCAGGATTTTTAGACAAGatttccattctttttcttgCGAGCAACCTGCAAAGAGGCTGCACCGAGACGTCCCCTGGTAGCGGAGGGAGAGTGTTCA
This genomic window contains:
- the CRTC1 gene encoding CREB-regulated transcription coactivator 1 isoform X5, producing the protein MAASNNPRKFSEKIALHNQKQAEETAAFEEVMKDLSLTRAHRLQLQKTQYLQLGQSRGQYYGGSLPNVNQIGNSAMDLPFQTPFQSSGLDTSRTTRHHGLVDRVYRDRNRLGSPHRRPLSVDKHGRQVDSCPYGTVYLSPPSDTSWRRTNSDSALHQSTMTPAQQESFSGGSQDMQQKRVLLLAVPGMEESTSEADKALSKQGWDTKKTGSSRPKSCEVPGINIFPSADQENTTTLIPATHNTGGSLPDLTNIHFPSPLPTPLDPEESTFPALSSSNSTGNLAANLTHLGLGTATQGMTAAAPSQQHRPPAVSPLSLSADSRRTQSQQMSPTLSPLSPITQAVAMDALSLEQQLPPYPFFTQTTSQQQQQPQVASTLPQNTPLMQSSALQRGTQLPPLSVTVPSTIPQSPPGSQSQPSMGIDINSASLQQYRSNAGSPANQSPTSPVSNQGFSPGSSPQLEQFNMIENAISSNSLYSPCSTLNYSQAAMMGLTGSHGSLQDSQQLNYSSHGNIPNIILTVTGESPPSLSKELTSSLAGVGDVSFDADSQFPLDELKIDPLTLDGLHMLNDPDMVLTDPATEDTFRMDRL
- the CRTC1 gene encoding CREB-regulated transcription coactivator 1 isoform X3; protein product: MAASNNPRKFSEKIALHNQKQAEETAAFEEVMKDLSLTRAHRLQLQKTQYLQLGQSRGQYYGGSLPNVNQIGNSAMDLPFQHNGALAETFGAVPVSLTPFQSSGLDTSRTTRHHGLVDRVYRDRNRLGSPHRRPLSVDKHGRQVDSCPYGTVYLSPPSDTSWRRTNSDSALHQSTMTPAQQESFSGGSQDMQQKRVLLLAVPGMEESTSEADKALSKQGWDTKKTGSSRPKSCEVPGINIFPSADQENTTTLIPATHNTGGSLPDLTNIHFPSPLPTPLDPEESTFPALSSSNSTGNLAANLTHLGLGTATQGMTAAAPSQQHRPPAVSPLSLSADSRRTQSQQMSPTLSPLSPITQAVAMDALSLEQQLPPYPFFTQTTSQQQQQPQVASTLPQNTPLMQSSALQRGTQLPPLSVTVPSTIPQSPPGSQSQPSMGIDINSASLQQYRSNAGSPANQSPTSPVSNQGFSPGSSPQLEQFNMIENAISSNSLYSPCSTLNYSQAAMMGLTGSHGSLQDSQQLNYSSHGNIPNIILTVTGESPPSLSKELTSSLAGVGDVSFDADSQFPLDELKIDPLTLDGLHMLNDPDMVLTDPATEDTFRMDRL
- the CRTC1 gene encoding CREB-regulated transcription coactivator 1 isoform X2 → MAASNNPRKFSEKIALHNQKQAEETAAFEEVMKDLSLTRAHRLQLQKTQYLQLGQSRGQYYGGSLPNVNQIGNSAMDLPFQTPFQSSGLDTSRTTRHHGLVDRVYRDRNRLGSPHRRPLSVDKHGRQVDSCPYGTVYLSPPSDTSWRRTNSDSALHQSTMTPAQQESFSGGSQDMQQKRVLLLAVPGMEESTSEADKALSKQGWDTKKTGSSRPKSCEVPGINIFPSADQENTTTLIPATHNTGGSLPDLTNIHFPSPLPTPLDPEESTFPALSSSNSTGNLAANLTHLGLGTATQGMTAAAPSQQHRPPAVSPLSLSADSRRTQSQQMSPTLSPLSPITQAVAMDALSLEQQLPPYPFFTQTTSQQQQQPQVASTLPQNTPLMQSSALQRGTQLPPLSVTVPSTIPQSPPGSQSQPSMGIDINSASLQQYRSNAGSPANQSPTSPVSNQGFSPGSSPQHSSILGSVFGDSYYDQQMTARQANALSHQLEQFNMIENAISSNSLYSPCSTLNYSQAAMMGLTGSHGSLQDSQQLNYSSHGNIPNIILTVTGESPPSLSKELTSSLAGVGDVSFDADSQFPLDELKIDPLTLDGLHMLNDPDMVLTDPATEDTFRMDRL